The following coding sequences are from one Acidobacteriota bacterium window:
- a CDS encoding type II toxin-antitoxin system prevent-host-death family antitoxin, whose product MARPASPVSVVEAKARFSEIVRQAEAGAIVMIRRHGRDVAAVVPAKDAERVGRLRAAGPEKGLASVAGGWKGAEDLVSSLDSTGRSAPRRRPRLGR is encoded by the coding sequence ATGGCCAGGCCGGCAAGCCCCGTTTCCGTCGTCGAGGCGAAAGCGCGGTTCTCCGAAATCGTGCGCCAGGCGGAGGCCGGCGCCATCGTCATGATCCGCAGGCACGGCCGGGACGTGGCGGCCGTCGTGCCCGCGAAGGACGCCGAGCGCGTGGGCCGGCTCCGGGCGGCGGGGCCTGAAAAGGGACTCGCCTCCGTGGCGGGGGGCTGGAAGGGCGCCGAAGACCTCGTCTCGAGCCTCGATTCGACCGGACGTTCCGCTCCGCGCCGGCGGCCGCGCCTCGGGCGTTGA